In one Candidatus Angelobacter sp. genomic region, the following are encoded:
- a CDS encoding glycosyltransferase family 4 protein, producing the protein MKDSAGKPAVLIVVENLPVPLDRRVWQEACALRDAGYEVVVICPRMRGHMQSEEKLDGVQIYRHWISEEANGVAGFVCEYGSALWGEIRLAWKAWRRHRFKVIHLCNPPDLLFLVAFPFKLFFGVKVIYDVHDLWPEMFEAKFNKRGLLYHSVRTAERLTYALADVVLATNESVRGVALRRGRKPPERVFVVRTAPKIPASSAKPDTTLKKGRNYLVGYVGVMGDADGVNYLIEAAGHIVNELGRRDVQFLLMGTGPEYERLIAMRDGMGLREYLDLPGRVSNDYLFSALQTMDVGVACDPANPYNDHCTMNKTLEYMIFGKPQVMFATKEGRASAGDAAVYVEENSAEKLGKAISSLLDDAPKRERMGRSGEERIRTKLNWERSVEQLLEAFRAALR; encoded by the coding sequence ATGAAGGATTCTGCTGGTAAGCCGGCTGTTCTCATAGTTGTCGAGAACCTGCCAGTACCGCTCGACCGTCGCGTCTGGCAGGAGGCTTGCGCCCTGCGCGACGCCGGCTATGAGGTCGTGGTGATCTGTCCGCGGATGCGCGGCCACATGCAATCGGAGGAGAAACTCGACGGCGTACAGATTTACCGCCATTGGATCAGCGAAGAGGCAAACGGGGTCGCCGGCTTTGTGTGTGAGTACGGCTCGGCGTTGTGGGGTGAGATACGGCTGGCGTGGAAAGCGTGGCGGCGACACCGTTTCAAAGTCATTCATCTTTGCAATCCGCCCGATCTGCTGTTTCTGGTGGCGTTTCCGTTCAAGCTGTTTTTTGGCGTGAAAGTGATATACGACGTGCACGATCTGTGGCCCGAAATGTTCGAGGCCAAGTTTAATAAACGAGGATTGCTTTACCACTCGGTGCGAACGGCGGAGCGGCTGACTTACGCACTCGCGGACGTTGTCCTGGCGACCAACGAATCGGTTCGGGGCGTCGCCCTTCGACGCGGAAGAAAACCGCCGGAGAGAGTTTTTGTGGTCCGCACGGCGCCGAAGATCCCCGCCTCCAGTGCGAAGCCCGATACAACGTTGAAGAAGGGACGCAATTATCTGGTCGGGTATGTCGGAGTGATGGGCGACGCGGACGGTGTGAACTACCTGATCGAGGCGGCGGGCCACATTGTGAATGAGCTTGGCCGGCGTGACGTGCAATTTCTGCTGATGGGGACTGGACCGGAATACGAACGTCTGATCGCGATGCGCGACGGCATGGGGCTCAGGGAATACTTGGATCTGCCCGGTCGCGTGAGCAACGATTACCTGTTTTCCGCCCTGCAAACGATGGACGTGGGTGTTGCCTGTGACCCCGCCAATCCTTACAACGATCATTGCACGATGAACAAGACGCTTGAATACATGATCTTTGGCAAGCCGCAGGTGATGTTTGCAACGAAAGAGGGACGCGCGTCGGCTGGTGATGCCGCGGTGTATGTGGAGGAGAATTCCGCCGAAAAGCTCGGGAAGGCGATCAGCAGTCTGCTGGATGACGCCCCAAAACGGGAGCGGATGGGCCGGTCAGGAGAGGAACGCATCCGAACGAAGCTGAACTGGGAGCGGTCGGTCGAACAGTTGTTGGAGGCTTTTCGTGCCGCGCTCCGATAG
- a CDS encoding nucleotide sugar dehydrogenase, with the protein MRISIFGLGYVGAVTAGCLAEQGYDVVGVDVSLPKVESLNRGEAPIIEPGLEDLLKRAEQRGRLRATTDATEAVAATEVSLICVGTPSAVSGGIDLRFVRQVVGQIADVLRTRPKPHILVFRSTMLPGSTERLVSELLANPVAAGQLQVFYHPEFLREGSAVKDFLEPSLAVVGTRDGQKPPAELKQLFGADATVVHWPMAELVKYACNAFHATKIAFANEIGRLSKQLDIDAGAVMSLLCADMKLNISPYYLRPGNPFGGSCLPKDVRALNHFGRQQGVPLPMLENLLPSNEQHLRGLLQLIERARQEEVVILGLSFKSQTDDLRESAMVEVAQNLLGRGYQVRIYDPQLNLARLIGSNKRLIDAKMPHLASLLQEDLAQAIGRKGLIVAAQRCASIAELAKVVTPEHRVLDVNGWHELRNLPAKYEGFCW; encoded by the coding sequence ATGAGGATCAGCATTTTCGGCCTCGGCTATGTCGGCGCGGTAACGGCGGGATGCCTTGCGGAACAAGGATATGACGTCGTCGGCGTCGATGTCTCCTTGCCAAAGGTCGAATCGCTGAATCGCGGTGAGGCGCCCATCATCGAGCCCGGCCTCGAGGATCTGTTAAAACGTGCAGAACAACGCGGTCGATTGCGCGCCACCACGGACGCAACGGAAGCAGTGGCGGCGACCGAGGTCTCGTTGATTTGCGTGGGAACGCCTTCGGCGGTCTCGGGCGGGATCGATCTGCGCTTTGTCCGGCAGGTCGTCGGGCAGATTGCCGATGTCCTGCGGACACGACCCAAGCCGCACATTCTGGTTTTCCGCAGCACAATGCTGCCGGGCAGCACGGAGCGTTTGGTGAGTGAGTTGCTGGCTAATCCGGTGGCAGCCGGTCAGCTCCAGGTGTTTTATCATCCGGAGTTTTTGCGTGAAGGCTCGGCAGTGAAAGATTTTTTGGAGCCGTCGCTTGCCGTGGTCGGTACCCGTGATGGTCAAAAACCGCCTGCGGAATTGAAACAATTATTCGGCGCCGATGCAACCGTCGTCCACTGGCCGATGGCGGAACTGGTGAAGTACGCCTGCAACGCGTTTCATGCGACGAAAATCGCGTTCGCGAACGAGATCGGGCGGCTCAGCAAACAGCTCGACATCGACGCTGGCGCGGTGATGTCGCTGCTCTGCGCGGACATGAAGCTGAACATTTCGCCTTACTATCTGCGTCCGGGCAACCCGTTTGGAGGCTCGTGTCTGCCGAAGGACGTGCGCGCGTTGAACCATTTCGGTCGCCAGCAGGGCGTGCCGCTGCCGATGCTGGAGAACCTGCTGCCGAGCAATGAGCAACACTTGCGGGGTTTGTTGCAACTGATCGAACGCGCGAGGCAGGAGGAGGTGGTGATTCTCGGTCTGTCGTTCAAGTCGCAGACGGACGATTTGCGCGAAAGCGCAATGGTGGAGGTGGCGCAGAATCTTTTGGGCCGCGGCTATCAGGTGCGGATTTACGATCCGCAACTCAACCTCGCGAGACTGATCGGCAGCAACAAACGCCTGATCGACGCAAAGATGCCGCACCTGGCGTCGCTGTTGCAGGAGGACCTGGCGCAGGCCATTGGACGAAAGGGATTGATCGTGGCGGCCCAGCGTTGTGCTTCGATTGCGGAACTCGCCAAAGTCGTCACACCGGAACATCGGGTGCTGGACGTGAACGGCTGGCACGAGCTGCGCAATTTGCCGGCAAAATATGAAGGATTCTGCTGGTAA